In Cucurbita pepo subsp. pepo cultivar mu-cu-16 chromosome LG04, ASM280686v2, whole genome shotgun sequence, the following are encoded in one genomic region:
- the LOC111793059 gene encoding uncharacterized protein LOC111793059, which translates to MTRFLKPSLGFWLLLCCLAVLTDATYLKYQDPKQPLGARIKDLMDRMTLEEKIGQMVQIERKVATPDVMKNYFIGSVLSGGGSAPAEKATAETWVNMVNEIQKGSLSTRLKIPMIYGIDAIHGHNNAYNATIFPHNVGLGVTRDPDLLRRIGEATALEVRATGIPYVFAPCIAVCRDPRWGRCYESYSEDHKIVQQMTEIIPGLQGAIPANSRKGIPFVGGKQKVAACAKHFLGDGGTTRGIDENNTVIDYNGLLSIHMPAYYNSVNKGVATVMVSYSSWNGVRMHANRDLVTGLLKNKLKFKGFVISDWQGIDRITSPPHANYSYSVQAGVGAGIDMIMVPENYTEFIDELTRQVKNNIIPMSRIDDAVERILRIKFLMGLFENPLADYSLVNQLGRKEHRELAREAVRKSLVLLKNGPSVDEPMLPLPKKAAKILVAGTHADNLGYQCGGWTITWQGQSGNDLTAGTTILNAVKNTVDPATQVVYNANPDASFVKSNEFSFAIVVVGEPPYAETSGDSSNLTISEPGPNTIRNVCGNVKCVVVVVSGRPVVMQPYVGIANALVAAWLPGTEGQGVADLVFGDYGFTGKLARTWFKTVDQLPMNVGDSHYDPLFPFGFGLTTKPNKY; encoded by the exons ATGACGCGGTTCTTAAAACCCTCTTTGGGGTTTTGGCTTCTGCTGTGCTGCCTGGCCGTTCTTACAGATGCAACCTACCTGAAATACCAAGACCCTAAACAGCCGTTGGGTGCTAGAATCAAAGATCTTATGGATCGGATGACTTTGGAAGAGAAAATTGGGCAGATGGTTCAGATTGAACGGAAAGTTGCAACTCCGGACGTCATGAAGAACTACTTCATTG GGAGTGTACTGAGCGGAGGAGGCAGTGCACCGGCGGAGAAAGCGACGGCGGAAACTTGGGTCAATATGGTGAATGAGATCCAAAAGGGGTCTCTATCCACCCGTCTTAAGATCCCTATGATTTATGGGATCGATGCCATTCATGGTCACAATAATGCGTACAATGCCACTATCTTTCCTCATAATGTTGGTCTTGGAGTTACCAG GGATCCGGACCTTCTTAGGAGGATAGGAGAGGCCACAGCGCTTGAAGTGAGAGCAACTGGAATTCCTTACGTTTTTGCTCCATGTATTGCG GTGTGCAGAGATCCTCGATGGGGTCGATGTTACGAGAGCTATAGTGAAGATCATAAAATTGTTCAACAAATGACTGAGATCATACCTGGATTGCAAGGAGCTATTCCTGCTAATTCAAGAAAAGGGATTCCTTTTGTTGGGGGAAA ACAAAAAGTTGCGGCCTGTGCTAAGCACTTCCTTGGAGATGGTGGCACAACCAGGGGCATCGATGAAAATAACACGGTGATTGACTATAATGGATTGCTTAGCATTCACATGCCTGCATATTATAACTCTGTAAACAAGGGAGTTGCAACAGTGATGGTCTCTTACTCGAGCTGGAATGGAGTGCGAATGCATGCCAATCGTGACCTTGTCACTGGCTTACTCAAGAACAAGCTCAAGTTCAAG GGTTTTGTCATATCTGATTGGCAAGGAATTGACAGGATCACCTCTCCTCCTCATGCTAATTATTCATATTCAGTTCAAGCCGGAGTTGGTGCTGGAATTGACATG ATCATGGTTCCAGAAAACTACACAGAGTTCATTGACGAACTCACTCGCCAGGtgaaaaacaatatcataccaatgAGCAGGATCGATGATGCTGTTGAGAGgatattaagaattaaatttcttatGGGTCTGTTCGAGAATCCGTTGGCGGATTACAGCTTAGTTAACCAACTTGGGAGAAAG GAACATAGAGAATTAGCTAGGGAGGCTGTAAGAAAATCACTTGTGCTGTTGAAGAACGGCCCCTCTGTTGATGAGCCAATGCTTCCACTTCCTAAAAAAGCTGCGAAGATATTGGTTGCAGGGACTCACGCCGACAACTTAGGCTACCAATGCGGAGGCTGGACGATCACATGGCAGGGTCAGAGCGGCAATGATCTTACTGCTG GTACCACCATCCTCAATGCTGTGAAGAACACGGTCGATCCTGCGACTCAGGTAGTGTACAACGCCAATCCAGATGCGAGCTTTGTCAAGTCAAATGAGTTCTCGTTTGCCATTGTTGTTGTCGGGGAGCCTCCGTATGCTGAAACGTCTGGCGACAGCTCGAATCTCACCATTTCTGAACCTGGTCCTAACACCATAAGAAATGTGTGCGGCAATGTCAAATGTGTCGTTGTTGTCGTCTCGGGTCGCCCTGTTGTGATGCAGCCTTATGTTGGAATAGCCAATGCCCTTGTGGCTGCTTGGCTTCCAGGAACAGAAGGCCAAGGTGTAGCTGACCTTGTCTTTGGTGACTATGGATTTACTGGGAAGCTTGCTCGAACATGGTTCAAGACTGTTGATCAACTCCCAA